In the genome of Pseudanabaena mucicola str. Chao 1806, the window AGGGATTTACTCATCTTCTGTCCCTTTTCATCAAGGACAAATCCGTGAGTTAACACAGTTTTATAAGGCGCGTAGCCATTAGTTGCCACGCTGGTTAAAAGCGAAGATTGGAACCATCCGCGATGTTGATCTGAGCCTTCGAGATAGATATCTGCTGGATAATTCATCGTATAGGGAACAGTGCGCGAATTATGACTTTCACCTCCAAGTACGCCTGCCCATGAAGAACCAGAATCGAACCAAACATCCATCGTGTCTGTACCTTTGCGATACTGACGACCATTATTTTTGTATGATTCAGGCAGTAAGTCTTCCACTTCCCTTTCCCACCAAACATCGGAACCATGCTCACGAATCAGTTCTTGAATGTGATTGACGGTTTCTTTGGTCAGTAAAGGCTCATTGGTTTCTTCATCATAGAATACAGGAATTGGTACGCCCCAAGTGCGCTGACGAGAAATACACCAATCTGATCGCTCTTGTACCATTGAGGTAATCCGATTCTCACCGATCGCAGGAATCCAGTTAACCTCTTTAATCGATTTCAAAGCTTCTTCACGGAAACCATCCACAGAGGCAAACCATTGCTCTGTAGCACGCACAATCACAGGTTTTTTGGTGCGCCAATCGTAGGGATATTTATGGTTATAGGCTTCTTCTTTAACTAAGGTTCCATTAGTAGTCAAGATTTCTACAACCTTAGCATTACCTTCCTTAAGAACGCTCAAACCTGCTAACTCTGTACCTGCATCCTCATTGAAAATACCGCGATCATCGACAAGAGATATCATACCCAAATGATATTTTCTGCCCACGATAAAGTCATCCTGACCATGATTAGGTGCTGTATGCACTAAACCTGTGCCTGACTCGGCGGTGACGTGGTCGCCTAAGACGATGGGACTAGGGCGACCAACAATTGGATGCTTCGCAATGGTTCCTTCGAGAACATCTCCATTGAAAGTATATTTCACTTCCAAAGCTTTCTCAAAGGTGGTGGCTAACTTCTCCACTAATTCTGTAGCCACGATGTAATTTTTATCATCCGATGCAACAATGCTATAGCTGAGATGGGGATTGGCACTAATGCCCAAGTTAGCGGGAATTGTCCAAGGAGTAGTTGTCCAGATTACGGCATGGAGATTGGTTAGATCGGTGATCGCCTTCAATTTCTCGCTAGGTTGAGTGACTGGGAAAGCAACGTATATACTCCGCGACACATGATTTTCAGGATATTCTAATTCTGCTTCTGCTAGAGCCGTATGGGAACTAGGTGACCAATAGACGGGCTTGAGCCCCCGATAGATATAGCCCTTGAGCACCATCTTTCCGAAGACACCGATTTGAGCGGCTTCATATTCTGGCTTGAGGGTATAGTAGGCATTCTCATAGTCACCCCACACACCCCAACGCTTGAAGCCTGTCGCCTGTTCGTTTACCGTTTGCAGAGCAAATTCCTTAGCTTTTTTGCGTAATTCTAAAGGCGTTAAGTTAGCACGTTCTTCGGCTTTGATGTTTTGTAAAACTTTCAGCTCAATCGGTAACCCGTGGCAGTCCCAACCCAAGACA includes:
- the ileS gene encoding isoleucine--tRNA ligase; translated protein: MTSAPKAKSKNLESPAESSEYKDTVNLPQTDFSMRANAIIREPEIQKFWQEQGIFEDLTHNNKGDVFTLHDGPPYANGTLHMGHALNKILKDIINRYKLLRGYRVRYVLGWDCHGLPIELKVLQNIKAEERANLTPLELRKKAKEFALQTVNEQATGFKRWGVWGDYENAYYTLKPEYEAAQIGVFGKMVLKGYIYRGLKPVYWSPSSHTALAEAELEYPENHVSRSIYVAFPVTQPSEKLKAITDLTNLHAVIWTTTPWTIPANLGISANPHLSYSIVASDDKNYIVATELVEKLATTFEKALEVKYTFNGDVLEGTIAKHPIVGRPSPIVLGDHVTAESGTGLVHTAPNHGQDDFIVGRKYHLGMISLVDDRGIFNEDAGTELAGLSVLKEGNAKVVEILTTNGTLVKEEAYNHKYPYDWRTKKPVIVRATEQWFASVDGFREEALKSIKEVNWIPAIGENRITSMVQERSDWCISRQRTWGVPIPVFYDEETNEPLLTKETVNHIQELIREHGSDVWWEREVEDLLPESYKNNGRQYRKGTDTMDVWFDSGSSWAGVLGGESHNSRTVPYTMNYPADIYLEGSDQHRGWFQSSLLTSVATNGYAPYKTVLTHGFVLDEKGQKMSKSLGNIVDPMVVINGGKDQKKEPPYGADVIRLWAASVDYNGDVPIGKTILAQMSDVSRKIRNTARFLLSNLFDFKPAEHLVPYAELTESDRYILHRLAEVTKDITEAYEKFQFSRFFQTIQNFCTVDLSNFYLDIAKDRLYISAPNAPRRRSCQTVLMYCLEAIAKAIAPVLAHTAEDIWQHLPYAAPTKSVFQSGWFIIHPEWYKPELASKWEYLRDVRSEVNKVLESARTGKLIGAPLEAKVLLSVLDPMQKDYLASLGAELRYLFIVSQAEIVEDLPNADFTGEVNNLKIAVVKADGEKCPRCWNYSTHIGESAEHPHICDRCIGALAGIF